The genomic window TGCTCGGGCTGCACGAGACGATCACGAGGTATTGAGGATCGGTCATGTTCGCCGAGTTCCGCTCCTCACTTCCGCGGCTGGTCAAGGTGGCTGCGACTGCCCGCACGCCGCGGCGTCGCTACGCTCCACCCCAGCCACCCGGAGGAGTATCCAGGGACCGAGGGGTGATTAAGGCGGAGGGCCGCTGTGGCAGAGCCGCAGGCGATGCCACGGGATCGCCAACGCCTGCCCGCCCGGCCCCGGTCACGGCGCGGGCCTGCCCGCCCGTGGCGTCGCTGCGCTCCGCCACAGCCACCCGGCGCTCTCGCGCGAGGCCGGAGGAGAGACGAGCCCGCCCGGGTGGCTGTGGCGGAGCCGCAGGCGATGCCACTGGATCGCCTCGGCTCCGCACGGGGCGACGACGCTCCCGCGGCCCTCTGCCATCCCTCCCCGGCCCGACGCCACGCCGTGAAAGATCGTGAGGCAGTCATGAACACTCCATCGGACCTTCGCGAATGGCGGGCGGCCCTGCGGCGGCGGGCGTTCCTGAAGAACTCGGTCTACGGGCTGGGCGGGATGGCCCTGGCGACGCTGCTCGACGCGGGGCTGATCTCCGGCCCCGGGGCGGCCCGCGCGGCCGACGCGGCGAAGCCCGCCGACCGCTGGCGGGGCGTCGTGAATCCCCCCCACAGGCCGGTGAAGGCCCGCCGGGTGATCCACCTCTGCATGGCCGGCGGGCCGTCGCAGTTCGAGAGCTTCGACCACAAGCCCCGCCTCGCGGCGCTCGACGGCAAGCCCTTCCCGGAGTCGTTCACGAAGGGCCAGCAGCTCGCCCAGCTCCAGAACATGACCCTCACGGCCCGGGGGCCGACCTGCGGCTTCCGCCGCCACGGCCGGTCCGGCCAGGAGATCTCCGACCTCTTCCCGCACATCGCGGGGATCGCCGATCGCATGTGCATCATCCGATCGATGACGACGGAGCAGATCAACCACGACCCGGCGCACGCGTTCATGAACTCCGGCTCGATCCTTAAGAACCGGCCGAGCATGGGCTCCTGGCTCCTCTACGGGCTCGGGGCGGAGACCGACGAGCTTCCCGGCTTCGTCGTCTTCACCTCCGCCGGCGCCACGGGCCAGCAGCCGGTCTCGGCCCGGCAGTGGTCCGCCGGCCTCCTGCCGAGCAAGTTCCAGGGCATCCAGTTCCAGTCGCGGGGCGACGCCGTCCACTACATCGCGAGCCCCCCGGGCATCGACCGCGAGCACCAGCGCGAGAGCGTGGCGGAGATCAACCGGCTGAACGCCATGCTGGCCGGGGAGACGAGTGACCCCGAGATCCACACGCGGATCGCCCAGTTCGAGCTGGCCTTCCGCATGCAGGCCTCGATCCCCGAGCTGACCGACTTCGGCGGCGAGCCGAAGGGCATCCTGGACATGTACGGCATCAAGCACCCCGGCGACGGCAGCTTCGCCTCGAATTGCCTGATGGCCCGGAGACTCGCCGAGCGCGGGGTGCGGATGATCCAGCTCTACCACCGGGCCTGGGACCACCACGGCGACATCGCCCACGCCATGCCGACCGCCGCCCGCGAGGTCGACCAGGCGTGCGCCGCGCTCGTGAAGGACCTGGAGCAGCGTGGCATGCTGGACGACACGCTCGTCCTCTGGGGCGGCGAGTTCGGCCGGACGCCGATGGGGCAGGGGAGCGGCCGCGACCACCACATCCTGGGCTTCTCGCTCTGGATGGCCGGCGGCGGCATCAAGGGGGGCGTGACCTACGGCGCGACCGACGAGCTCGGCTACAGGGCCGTCGAGGACGTCGTCCACGTCCGCGACCTGCACGCGACGATCCTGGACCTCTGCGGCATCGACCACGCGCGGCTGTCCTACAAGTTCCAGGGCCTGGACGTCCGGCTCACGGGCGTCGAGCCCGCGCGGGTGATCAGGGACATCCTCGCCTAGCCGGCCCGTCGCGGGCCGCCTGCCTCCTCGGATCAAGGTCCACCGAAGGGCCCCGCCGATGCGCATCGCGGTCATCCTCCACGAGCGGCACGACACCTGGGCGCAGCAGCTCCGCACGAGGCTGGCGGACAGGCCCGTCCGCTGGTACCAGACGAGGTCCGCCGCGGACCTGGAGGCGGCCGTCGCCGGCCTCTCGTGCGCCGTGGTGCTCATCGACCTGGGCCGGAACCTGACCGAGGGCCTGGCCGACCTGGCCCGGCTGCGGGACCTGGGGACCTCGGCGAAGGTGCTGGTCCTGGACCCGGACGCCGTGCCGGGCGTTCCGCTGCTCGCCCGGGAGCTCGGCGCCACGCACGTCCTCTCCGGATTCGCCGCGCCGCCCGTCGTCTCGGACCTGCTCGACACGTGGGTCGCGGCGGCATCCCGCCAGGCCGACCGCGAGGGATGGTCGCGACGCCTCGAGCCCGGCACGCCGACGGATGCGGAGAGCTGGATCGACGCGGTCATCCACGACCTCGCGCCGGGGGCCGATGGATTGCTCGCCTGAGCCGCGGCGAGAGCCCCCCCGCCCGATCGCCCCCGCCGCGAGGGTGGCCCTTTGGATCGTCCGCGAATAGAATGAGATCGCGGACGCGGAACACCCACGGCCCCGGGCGGGGCGAGCGGCTTTGACGTTGCAAAGGAAATAGTGGCCTGATGTTCGGCAAGACCAAACCGACGCTGAGCGAGCGGGACGTGCTCGACGCCTTGAAGGGGGTCAAGGATCCGGACCTCGGCCGCGACCTTGTCGACCTGGGCATGATCAAGGACGTGCGGATCGGCGACGGGACGGTCGCCCTGACCGTCAACCTGACGACGCCCGCCTGCCCGCTCAAGGGCCAGATCGAGCGCGACGTGCGCAATGCGCTCCAGGCCCGCCTGCCCGGCGAGTGGAACCTGACCGTCAACATGACCGCCGAGGTCCGCGGCAAGGGCTCGGCGGAGAGCGGCGACATCCCGGGGATCAAGAACGTCATCGCCGTCGGCTCGGGCAAGGGGGGCGTGGGCAAGTCCACCATGGCCGCCTCCATCGCCTTCGGCCTGAAGTCCTACGGGGCCTCGGTCGGGCTCATGGACGCGGACGTCTACGGCCCGTCGATCCCCCACCTCGTCGGCGCCAACGCCCGGCCCCAGGCGATCGGCGAGCGGATCCAGCCGATCGAGGCGGCCGGCCTGAAGCTGATGTCGATGGGCTTCCTCCTCGAGCCCGAGCGCGCCGTGATCATGCGCGGGCCGATGCTCCACGGCATCATCAACCAGTTCCTCCGCCAGGTGGATTGGGGGAGCCTGGACTACCTGGTCATCGACCTGCCCCCCGGCACCGGCGACGTGCCGCTGACGCTCGCCCAGACGCTGCCGCTGACCGGCGCGGTGGTCGTCTGCACGCCCCAGGAGGTCGCCCTGCTGGACGCGACCCGGGCCATCTCCATGTTCCGCCAGCTCCGCGTGCCGGTGCTCGGCATGATCGAGAACATGGCCTTCTTCGACGTGCTGGCCTACCTCAAGGACCGCGGCGGCCCCGAGGCCCGCAAGCTCGCCGAGGGCCGCAACTTCTTCGACCTCCCCGGCGACGAGCGGGCCTACCTGTTCGGCCGCGGTGGCGCCCGGCAGAGGGCCAGGGAGATGGACGTCCCGTTCCTCGGCGAGGTCCCGCTGAACCTTTATCTGCGGGAGACGGGGGACGCGGGCAAGATGGACAGCGCCCTCCAGCCCGGCTCACCCTCGCGGCCTTACCTGCTCGGCGTGGTCGAGCAGCTCGCCGCCCAGATCAGCATCCAGAACGAGCGGAAGGCGCAGGAGGCGGCGAAGGCACGGCTCCCGAAGTTGGAAATCCTGAACTAGACTCGCGCCGGCGACGTAATTGCAGGAGGCTTACCTCACCGGCCCGGGCCCGCGACAACGTGCCCGGGTAGAATGCCGGGAGAATTCGAAGGAGGATCTGCATGTCGATCAAGCAAGGTCTCTTCGCCCTGGTGGTGGCCGTCCCCCTGTTTGCGGCAGCACCCAGGTCCGAGGCTCAGGTCGTTACGGGCGGCTACATCGGTATCGGTCAGCCTTTCGGCGGGGTCGTGACCCCGCCCCTGCTGACGCCGGCCCCGCTGGTCACGCCCGTCGTCCCCTACGCGGCCCCCTACAACACCGTGGTGGTCCGCAGGCCCGTCTATGCCACGCCGTACGTCGGCCCCGGCTGGGGCTACGGCCCCCGCTACTACGGCGGCTACGGCCCCCGCCACTACGGCTACGGCCCCTACCGCCGAGGCTTCGGCCGCGGCTGGTGGTGATGGATCTGAGGGTCGACCTCGCCCGCGGGCGAGGTCGACCGCGGAAGCCGCGCCGGGCCCCGACCAGGGGCCCGGACGTCGCGGCAAGTCCTCCCGACGCGGGGAGGTGACAAGGGAGCCTATGACGGCGGCGCGTCGGCCCTCTTCGCGGGCCGAGGCGATCCGGGGCCTCGGCGCGTGTCCCGGCTCCGCCAGAGGTACCAGCTCGCGACCGTGCGATAGGGCCGCCAGGCCTCGGCCAGGGCGTGGCAGTCGCCGGGCTTCGGGAGGTCCTCGAGCCCGTGATGGTCGCGCAGGCCGGCCCGCACGCCGAGGTCGTGGACCGGCAGGACGTCCGGGCGGTTGAGCGAGAAGATCAGGAACATCTCGGCCGTCCAGACGCCGATCCCCTTGATCGACGTCAGCGAGGCGACGATCGACGCGTCGTCCCACGAGTCGTCGAACGCGTCCACCGGCACCGCGCCGGTGGCGACGGCCTCCGCCAGGTTCAGCACGTAGCGGGCCTTGCTCGCCGAGAGCCCCACGCCGCGCAGTTGTTCCTCGCCCAGGGCGAGCAGCCGGTCGGGCAGGTGCGGGTCGCCGCCGAGCAGGTGCAGCCGCGCGTTGATCGACTCGGCCGCCTTCGTCGAGATCTGCTGGGCGACGATCGCCCGCACGAGCGTGCCGAACCGGTCCGGGCGCGGCTCCAGCCGGCACGGGCCGACCCGCTTGACGACCTCCCGGAACCGCGGATCGACCCGGCGGAGGTGGCGGACCGCCGCGGCCCAGCGATCTTCCCGGACGACCTCGCCGCCCTCCTTCGCCTTCGCCATGACAGCGAGCCCCTTCCCTCAGCCCACCGGATAGGGTTCGCGGAGGGCGAACTTCGGGTTCTCTCCGAGGTACCGTCGCACGCGGTCCGTCCGCGTGAGCGCCTCCGGGAGGAAGGCCACGGCGCGGTCGATGCGATCATCCGGCTCCGCGCAACTGAACCGCAGGAACCCCGCGCCGGCGTCGCCGAAGCACTCGCCCCCCAGGCAGGCGACGCCGAAGGCGTCGTCGGCCCCCTCCAGCAGGTACAGGGCCAGCCCGTGCGAGGTGATCCCCAGGCGATTGCAGATGCGGCGGACGTCAGGGAAGACGTAGAACGTGCCCGCCGGCATGGACACGCCCAGGCCCTCGACCCGCTTCAGCCCCTGGCAGAGGCGCTCGACCTTGGCCCGGAAGCGGCCCATGTACTCGTCGCGGGTCTCGCGGTCGCGCTCGAGCGCGGCCCGGGCGGCCCACTGGGCCAGCGGCGGGCTGCACGAGGCCGTCGTGTTGATCAGCTTGCCGATCATCTCCGCGACCTCCGGGTGGGCCACCGCGAAGCCGATCCGCCAGCCGCTCATGCTGTAGGACTTGCTGAAGGTGTAGGCCGCGACCGCGTGCTCGAACATCCCCGGCTGGGACAGGATCGACGTGTGCCGGCCCGACCACACCATGTGGCAATACGGCTCGTCGGAGAAGACCATCAGGTCGGTCCCGCGCACCACGTCGGCGATCGCCGCGAGGTCCTCCGCCGTCGCGACGCCCCCCGTGGGGTTGTGCGGCGAGTTCAGGAAGACGGCCCGGGGCCGGGGGTCGGTCTCCAGGAAGCGGCGGACGTCCTCCGCGCGGGGTCGGAACGCGTCCTCCACGCGGAGCGGGACGAGCAAGGGCCGGGCCCCCCGGCGTGCGATGTTCGGGACGTAGGTGGGGAACTGCGGGCTGAAGACCAGGACGCCGTCCCCGGGGTCGAGGAAGGCCTCGGCGAAATACTGCTCGAACGGCTTCGCGCCGGAGGCCACCACCACGTTCTCCGCGGAGGCCGGATAGCCGAACTCGTCCGTCACGGACCGCGCGGCCGCCTCGCGGAACTGCGGCAGGCCCATGCTGGGGCAGTAGCCCGTCTGGTTCTCCTCGATCGCGCGGATGCCCGCGGCCGAGGCGTGGGGCGTGGTCGGGAACGGGCTGTCCCCGATCTCCAGCTCGACCACGTCCTTGCCCCGGGCCTTGAGGGCCCGGGCCATGGCCAGGACGGTGAAGGCGGTCTCCGCGGTCAGTTGGCCCGCGAGTTCGCTGAAGCGGATCATGGATGCGAATTCCTGGGAGGGGCGAAGGATCAGCGAGAGGCGATCACCTGGGCCAGCGGCCGGACCACCCGCGGGATCACCGAGCGCCGCAGGATCTCCTCGCCGAGCTCCTTCTGGCGGTGGAACGACTCCACGAAGCTCCGGTCCGGGCCGCTCCCCCAGTACTGGCGGACCGTGAAGTACACGCTGAGCTGGTCGTCCGCGAAATCATTGCTCCGGACCTGGAAGGCGTTCGTCCGGGTCTCGATCGAGAGCCGGCACTGGAGCTGGCAGGACTCGTCCAAAGCGAGCGTGATCGAGGGCTCGAAATTGATCACGCGCGACCGCGGCAGCTCGAGCAATCCCTCCAGCGAGCTCCCCACGCCGAGGGCCTCGGTCACCACCTCGTCGTGGTTGCCCTCATACGTGAAGTCGAACCCGTACATGACGTCCAGCGCCTCGCAGTCGAGGAGGCTGATGGTCATGAGCGGCGGGGCCAGGTCGAGCAGCAGCTCGTGCTGGCGGTACGCCTCCTCCATCGACTCCGGGTTGGTATGGCCGCTGCAAAGACGCCGAGGCTCGATCGACACCCAGCGATAGGAGGCCTTCTCCTTGTCCCCCTCCAGCACGAGGTCCCCATTCTCCCTCGTGTGGAAGTTGCGAAGGTCCGGGAACCCCTTCTTCAACTGCTCGAAGAAGTGGAGGACGGTGTCCCGGTTCGTCGGCAGCTCCATCTCCGTGTTCAAATGGACATTCACATAGAAGTCGTCGGCGTCGTTGCTGTATGGGTTCATCCGTGTCGTCCCGATGCGGCCTCCGGCGAGGGCGACGTCGATACCGTCGCTGGGCGTTGCCTCGCCGGACGGCGGCGTGACTCGAGAAGGGTTAGGTGCAAGTCGTCCAGCTTATCAGAACCCGGAACGCGGGGAAATGAATGCGCCGGCCCGCCCGGCTTCAAATCCTCAACCCATTTGACAGTCGATCCTTACGCCCGAGATGCGGGAGCAGCGGCGGGGCCCGGAGGGCGTCAGGCGCGGGCGGTGCCGTCCTCGGGATGGCGGAGCCGGATCGGAGGGATGAAGGCCGGATCGGCGCGGGGGTCGATAAACATGCGGACACCGGATCGGGCGAGCGGGAACGTGGTGTGGACGGGGTGGCGGCTCCCGCCCCGGCCGGCCGGCAGGTGGGCGATGACCTCGCCGTCCTCGGAGGAGAGGGGGATGGCCCGGAGGTTGGCCACCAGGACCATGGGCGGGACCTCTTCCCCTGGTGGGTCGGTGTCCAGGGTCAGCGACCAGGGGCGTCCGGGGAGCCAGGATCGCTTCAGGGCGTAGGAGACGGTGATCTCGGGGTGCGGGCCCGGCACCGCCGTGGTCGCCGAGGGCTCGATGCCGGGGGAGAAGACCGTCTCGCCGCCCTGATCGACGGCCGTGAAGGCGGTGATGTACCAGCGGTCGGGCAGGGCGGGGGAGGCGCCGGCCTCCGGCCCGGCCGCGTGGCCGTCGCCGTCGGCGATCCCGTTGCCGCCGTGGGGGCGGGCCAGGCCGTTGCCGGAGTCCTCGTCCCGGGGGCCGGCCGCGGGCAGGGTCAAGGACCAGAACCCGTGCCGCTCGTAATCCTCGCGGCGCACGGTCGTTGCGGTCGGCTGCGGGTCGTCCGGGCCGTGCGGGGGAGAGCCCCAGCGGGCGACCAGGCGGGTGGCCGTCGCCCCGGGGGGCCATCGCCACCGGAGCGCCACGCGGACGCCCTGCCCGCCGTTGTAGGCCGTCGTGCCCGTCCTCGTGGCGCGGAGGTCGGACGGGTCGGGGACCTGGCTGGCGGCGGCGGTCCCGCCGATGGTGAGCATCGCCCCCAGGGCGACGACCGCCGTGTAGTAGCAGACGGGCGCGGGGGGCGGCTCGCGGTCCTCGGCGCTCGCCGGCCCGACCGCGGGGACCCAGGAGCCGAGGGGCTCCGCCTCCTCGACGCGGATCCGGGCCCCGGGCGGGAACGGGAGCGGCCGGGACGTCCGGAGGATTCGGACCGATCCGCGGGCCGGCGCCGCCCAGTCGATGCGGATGGAGGGCCCCGGCCCGCGCGACAGCCGGGGGGCTTCCGCCGGCGGCACGGCCTGCACGACGCCGGCCGTCGCCAGGACCCCGGGCGACGGATAGCGCCGGCCCTCGGCGGCCCGATAGATGGCGTAGATCCCGTAGTGGACGACCTGGCCCCCCGGCGGCCGGCCGTCGATCGCATGGTCGAGCGCCGCGGGGACTCGCTCGCCGTCCCGGGGGTCCTCCGGCGGCGAGCCCGCCTTGCGGACGACGCGGACCTCGAAGACGCCCGCCGGCGGGATCCAGGACAGCTCCACCTCCGACTCGCGGGGCTCGACGCGGACGTCCTCGACGTCGGGCAGGTAGACCACCGGGCCGACGGCCACGGCGGCCAGCGACTCCGCCTCCCCGCGCTTGCCGAGGACCGCGTAGCCGACGGACTCGCCCGGCCGGACGTGCCGATCGTCGTATTCGCACGTCGAGACCTCCGCGATCCGGGTGCCGTCGCCCGGATGCTCGGGGATGCCGCCCCGCTTCCGGAGGATCGCGAAGGTGAGCGGCCCGCCGCCGTCCGGGGCCGGGGGGGTCCAGGACAGGCGGACGCGGTCGCCGACCGTCTGCGCGCGGAGGTTCGTCGGGCCCTCGGGCGGGCATCGTTCCAGCCCGGTCAGGGCGGCGGGGAGGTCGGCGGCGGCCTCCAGGCTCCTGCGGTAGAAGGCGCGGGCCGCGGGGGGATCGACGCGCTCCAGCGCCCGGCCGCGGGCCGCCAGCGACTCCGCCTTTCGGAGGCCCGACGCGATCTCCTCCCAGGCGGCGCGGATCTCGGGCCGGGCCGGGTCGTCGATCCGCCGCCAGGAGTCGGCCGCCCGCCTCGCCGCGACGAGGCGCCTGCCCGTCATCGCCAGCTCGCAGGCCAGGCGGACCTGCTCGATGGTCGCCTCGCGCTCGCGGATCTTCTCCAGGCCGTTCCTCGCCCCCGGGTGCTGGGGGGCGTACCGACGGACCTGCTCCAGGTTCTCGCGGGCCGTCGCGAGGTCGCGGTCGCGGAAGGCCTGCTGCGCGGCGGCGAGCCGGCGGACGAGGGGCTCGCGGAGGGCCAGGGGGAAGCCGCAGTCGCACCTCGCGCGGTCGAGCCAGTGCTGGCGGCGGCAGGCCGGACAGTCCCACCTGAGGGATGCCCCGCAATGCCGGCACCGCGCGGTGCCCGTTCGCCTGGCGGTCGGGCTCAGCTCGGTCAGGCCGGAGCAGGATCGGCAGCGGACCTGCGGATATCGATCGGCCTCAGAGGCCGTCGCGGGCGGGCCGGGCGACGCGACGAGCGGCGAGACCGCGCCGTCGTCGCGGGCGACGCCGAGCTTCCGGCAGGCCCGCGACAGCAGCCGCTCCGCCCGGTCGGGCCCCAGGCAGAGGGCGGCCGCCTCGGCGACGAGGGCCGCGCGCGTGCCGCCGTCGAGCCGCGGCAGCCCGTTCAGGGCGAAGGCCACGACCTCGTCGAACCGCTCCTCCGACTCCAGGATCAGCGTGCGGTCGTAGCGGGCCCGCGCCTTCGGGGACGTCAGGTGCGACTGGGCGTGCGAGATCACCTCGAGCCACGCGGTCTTCTCCGCCGTGACCTGGGCCTTCCTCATCCACCGCTGCCGCTCCTCGTCGGCCCTCGCCGCGAGGATCGACGAGGGGGCCTCGCGCGGCAGCTCCAGCGCGTCATACAGGTCGCGACGGCCGAGGTGCTCCAGCGCCGCGCGGATCTGCCGGCGCGTCGACGGGTCGAGGACGTCGGCGGCCGCCTCGTCCTCCTCCAGGGCGTCCTCCGCCCGGAAGGGGCGGGCGAGGTCGGGGATCGACCTCGTCAGGGGATCCACCACGGCGTCGTCCAGCCCGAGGCGACGGGCCTCCTCGCGCAGGAGCTGCCGATCATCGGCCGAGAGGCCCCCCTTGGCGGACTTGAGCCGGATCCGCCGCTGGAGCTGGTCGAGCTTCTCCTCCCGCTCCGCGAGCCGGGCCGCGGCGAGGTCCGCGTCGTACGCCGCCCGCGCGCCCGGACCGCTCAGCAGGGCGCGGCGGAGCGCGGGGACCTCGTCCAGGTAGAGCTGGTTCGTATGCCTCGTCTTCGGGTTCCGCGTCCCCATGGACCAGGCCGGCTGCCGCTTCCGCAGCGCGGCCTCGAGCTCGGACTCGGTCGCCGCCGGATCGACCCCCAGCCTGGCGTAATAATCCGGCACCATGCTCGTCGGCCACGCCCCCGGTCGTTCCCGCCCCGCCCCCGCGTCCATGGCCAAGCCCGCGCGAGGAAGTTCCGTCCCCGTTCCCATTTTCGAGGCCGGGGCGCCAAACGTCCAGCCCGCGGGGCCGGGGGATGCCCGGGCGATCAGCCGCCGGCCAGCAAGGACGCCATCGGGCCGCAGGCCGCGAGGAGCCGCTCCAGGGCGAGGGCCTCGGCCTCCCCCGATCCGGGGCTGATCGCGATCGAGACGACCCCCAGCACGTCCCCGCCGGGGGCGAGGATCGGTATCGCCATCGACAGCTCAGCGCCGAAGGCCCGCAGCCAGTAGCCCGAGCCGGCGTCGGGCGGCAGCTCGGCGGCCCGGGACACGGCCGGGCGGCGGCCCGACGCGGCGGCCACGATCCCCAGGTCGGCCCGATCGAGGGGCACGGACCGCGTCGCCTCCTGGAACGCCCGGTGGACCTCCCGGTCCAGCGACGGAGCCGACACGAACGCCACCTGGACGAGCCGGCACGCCCCGGCGTCCAGGGCCCAGCAGCCGGCCGCCCGGGCGCCGAGCCGGACGCTGAGCCGGGCCACGAGGGCGGCGATCTCGGCCTCATCATGGAAGGATAGCATGTGCGTTCGTCCCCGCGTGCAGCCGGCCCCGGGGCCATTCTGTCACGGCCGCTCCCGTCGCTCCAGCCCGCACCGCCCGGGCCATTGCCGGCGACCGGCCGTGCCGCTACCCTGGGACCGCGTCCTCTTCGATGCACCCATCACGGCCGGCCGTCGAGCCCATTTGGAGCCATCTCGATGACATCCAACGTCAAGATCACCGTCGGCGAGCGGAACGGCCGCCGGTGCGCCTCCTCCGGCTCCGCCTGGGAGGCGGCGATCGGCTACTCGCGGGCGGTCCGCGCGGGGGACCACATCGCCGTCACCGGGACCGTGGGCGTGGAGGCGGACGGCCGCTTCTCGCCGAGCATCAAGGGGCAGACGCGGCGGGCCCTGGACATCGTCGTCGCGGCGATCGAGGCCCTCGGCGGCAGGACCGCCGACGTCGTCCGGACCAGGATCTTCGTGACCGACATCAGCCTGTGGAAGGACGTGGGCGAGGTCCACGGCGAGGTCTTCGCGCAGGTCCGCCCCGCGCTCACCATGGTCGAGGTCTCGCGCCTGATCGACGACGCGGCGATGATCGAGATCGAGGCCGACGCGATCGTCCGCGCCGAGGACCGCGAGCACGTCTGATCAGGCGGGGGCGGCGGGCGACTCGGGCGCGGGAATCGGGCCATTCATCGGGGACGAAGGCCCCGATCGACACATCCCCTCGCATCCGCATGCGGCCCGCAATCCTCACGGAATCCGGGCGGGGCGGGCCCGACGGGCGGATCCCCGGGCATGCCCCCGGGACCGCCCGCAATTGCAAGCAGGAATCCACGGTCCGGAAGAGATGAGGAAGTTTGCCCGCGAACACTTGTCCGAAAATACACGTCTCCGTCGCCATCACCGGCGACGTACCATCCTGACGCCACCCTCGCGGATGCCCAAGTATCCTTGAGGCGAGTCGGCCCTGAAGGCCGGCTTGCTCGCGAGACGCCGCGGCGTCTCGGAGCGATGGGAGGCCGGATCCAAGGCCGCGAGCCACCGATGCCCGCGGCCGCCCGGGAGCGGATTCGCGATGCCGCCGCCGCCGCGACGGCGGCATCCCCGGCCGTCCCCGCCGGCCCGCCGGGCCGGGCGCGATCCCGCCTCCGGCCCCGGCGGGGGCGGGCCGGAGGCCGCGGCAGCGGCCCCGTCCTCACCCCGCCGCGGAGGCCGGCGGCGACCCGCGGCGGAGATCCCATCGAGGGCCATCCGAGATCATGTGTGCACGCGTTCCGGCGACGCGACGGGGGGCTCGCGCGGCCCCACGCACGCCCCGGGCGGCCCGGCCCGCGAGAGCAGCGATGCACGCCGAGATCGCGGCAGCCTTGATGGGACAACGTTGCCCATAGATCCTTGAGAACGTTTGCTTTCAAAGATCCGTCGATAGGTACTTGACAGCGATATATGCGCGGTGG from Aquisphaera giovannonii includes these protein-coding regions:
- a CDS encoding pyridoxal phosphate-dependent aminotransferase, which produces MIRFSELAGQLTAETAFTVLAMARALKARGKDVVELEIGDSPFPTTPHASAAGIRAIEENQTGYCPSMGLPQFREAAARSVTDEFGYPASAENVVVASGAKPFEQYFAEAFLDPGDGVLVFSPQFPTYVPNIARRGARPLLVPLRVEDAFRPRAEDVRRFLETDPRPRAVFLNSPHNPTGGVATAEDLAAIADVVRGTDLMVFSDEPYCHMVWSGRHTSILSQPGMFEHAVAAYTFSKSYSMSGWRIGFAVAHPEVAEMIGKLINTTASCSPPLAQWAARAALERDRETRDEYMGRFRAKVERLCQGLKRVEGLGVSMPAGTFYVFPDVRRICNRLGITSHGLALYLLEGADDAFGVACLGGECFGDAGAGFLRFSCAEPDDRIDRAVAFLPEALTRTDRVRRYLGENPKFALREPYPVG
- a CDS encoding Mrp/NBP35 family ATP-binding protein, whose translation is MFGKTKPTLSERDVLDALKGVKDPDLGRDLVDLGMIKDVRIGDGTVALTVNLTTPACPLKGQIERDVRNALQARLPGEWNLTVNMTAEVRGKGSAESGDIPGIKNVIAVGSGKGGVGKSTMAASIAFGLKSYGASVGLMDADVYGPSIPHLVGANARPQAIGERIQPIEAAGLKLMSMGFLLEPERAVIMRGPMLHGIINQFLRQVDWGSLDYLVIDLPPGTGDVPLTLAQTLPLTGAVVVCTPQEVALLDATRAISMFRQLRVPVLGMIENMAFFDVLAYLKDRGGPEARKLAEGRNFFDLPGDERAYLFGRGGARQRAREMDVPFLGEVPLNLYLRETGDAGKMDSALQPGSPSRPYLLGVVEQLAAQISIQNERKAQEAAKARLPKLEILN
- a CDS encoding fibronectin type III domain-containing protein is translated as MVPDYYARLGVDPAATESELEAALRKRQPAWSMGTRNPKTRHTNQLYLDEVPALRRALLSGPGARAAYDADLAAARLAEREEKLDQLQRRIRLKSAKGGLSADDRQLLREEARRLGLDDAVVDPLTRSIPDLARPFRAEDALEEDEAAADVLDPSTRRQIRAALEHLGRRDLYDALELPREAPSSILAARADEERQRWMRKAQVTAEKTAWLEVISHAQSHLTSPKARARYDRTLILESEERFDEVVAFALNGLPRLDGGTRAALVAEAAALCLGPDRAERLLSRACRKLGVARDDGAVSPLVASPGPPATASEADRYPQVRCRSCSGLTELSPTARRTGTARCRHCGASLRWDCPACRRQHWLDRARCDCGFPLALREPLVRRLAAAQQAFRDRDLATARENLEQVRRYAPQHPGARNGLEKIREREATIEQVRLACELAMTGRRLVAARRAADSWRRIDDPARPEIRAAWEEIASGLRKAESLAARGRALERVDPPAARAFYRRSLEAAADLPAALTGLERCPPEGPTNLRAQTVGDRVRLSWTPPAPDGGGPLTFAILRKRGGIPEHPGDGTRIAEVSTCEYDDRHVRPGESVGYAVLGKRGEAESLAAVAVGPVVYLPDVEDVRVEPRESEVELSWIPPAGVFEVRVVRKAGSPPEDPRDGERVPAALDHAIDGRPPGGQVVHYGIYAIYRAAEGRRYPSPGVLATAGVVQAVPPAEAPRLSRGPGPSIRIDWAAPARGSVRILRTSRPLPFPPGARIRVEEAEPLGSWVPAVGPASAEDREPPPAPVCYYTAVVALGAMLTIGGTAAASQVPDPSDLRATRTGTTAYNGGQGVRVALRWRWPPGATATRLVARWGSPPHGPDDPQPTATTVRREDYERHGFWSLTLPAAGPRDEDSGNGLARPHGGNGIADGDGHAAGPEAGASPALPDRWYITAFTAVDQGGETVFSPGIEPSATTAVPGPHPEITVSYALKRSWLPGRPWSLTLDTDPPGEEVPPMVLVANLRAIPLSSEDGEVIAHLPAGRGGSRHPVHTTFPLARSGVRMFIDPRADPAFIPPIRLRHPEDGTARA
- a CDS encoding DUF1501 domain-containing protein; translation: MNTPSDLREWRAALRRRAFLKNSVYGLGGMALATLLDAGLISGPGAARAADAAKPADRWRGVVNPPHRPVKARRVIHLCMAGGPSQFESFDHKPRLAALDGKPFPESFTKGQQLAQLQNMTLTARGPTCGFRRHGRSGQEISDLFPHIAGIADRMCIIRSMTTEQINHDPAHAFMNSGSILKNRPSMGSWLLYGLGAETDELPGFVVFTSAGATGQQPVSARQWSAGLLPSKFQGIQFQSRGDAVHYIASPPGIDREHQRESVAEINRLNAMLAGETSDPEIHTRIAQFELAFRMQASIPELTDFGGEPKGILDMYGIKHPGDGSFASNCLMARRLAERGVRMIQLYHRAWDHHGDIAHAMPTAAREVDQACAALVKDLEQRGMLDDTLVLWGGEFGRTPMGQGSGRDHHILGFSLWMAGGGIKGGVTYGATDELGYRAVEDVVHVRDLHATILDLCGIDHARLSYKFQGLDVRLTGVEPARVIRDILA
- a CDS encoding RidA family protein, which produces MTSNVKITVGERNGRRCASSGSAWEAAIGYSRAVRAGDHIAVTGTVGVEADGRFSPSIKGQTRRALDIVVAAIEALGGRTADVVRTRIFVTDISLWKDVGEVHGEVFAQVRPALTMVEVSRLIDDAAMIEIEADAIVRAEDREHV
- a CDS encoding DNA-3-methyladenine glycosylase family protein, giving the protein MAKAKEGGEVVREDRWAAAVRHLRRVDPRFREVVKRVGPCRLEPRPDRFGTLVRAIVAQQISTKAAESINARLHLLGGDPHLPDRLLALGEEQLRGVGLSASKARYVLNLAEAVATGAVPVDAFDDSWDDASIVASLTSIKGIGVWTAEMFLIFSLNRPDVLPVHDLGVRAGLRDHHGLEDLPKPGDCHALAEAWRPYRTVASWYLWRSRDTRRGPGSPRPAKRADAPPS